The DNA window AACATGACAAGAGGATCACAGCAGGAGGCGCCGTTGAGCGACAGTGAGCCAATACCCGAGGGGGCCGAATCACTGGCCGGCCAAGTCATCGAACTGAAGCCGTCGAGACCGCTGACGCCGGCCAACAACGGGGCGGGGCGCGGGGAACTCGATCGGGCGATGGCGCAAGGCGGCGGGCGGCGCGCCGGCGGCGCGGCGGCGGGGCCAGCAGTGGGAATGCCCCTCGGGGGACACGCCAACTATGTCTCGTTCTCGCGGCGCGAACTCGGCCAAGTGCTGAACCTTTACGGGCGAATGGTCGCCACGGGGGAATGGCGCGACTACGCGATCGACATACTGCGCGATACGGCCGTGTTCTCGATTTTCCGGCGCTCCAGCGAAATGCCGATCTACCGGATCGTGAAGGATCCCAAGCTCTCGCGACGGCAGGGGGCCTACAGCGTCATTTCGGCCACCGGCGTGATCCTCAAACGCGGGCACGATCTCGAACGCGTGCTGAGCGTGCTCGACAGGAAGCGCGTCCGGCTGATCGAGGGGTGACGTTCGACAGGGGCGCGCGCAATTCGAGGGCCGGTAACCACGGGGGCAGCGCTGGCATTGTCGCGGCTCACCGCTAGACTGGCGAAAATGGAGAGCGATTCGTCGTGGCACCATGGGGTGTCCAGCAGGCGGCTCAACGCTCGGCCGTGACCTCGGGTACCTCGGATGACGATGCGACGTTCGGCATCACTTTATCGTCGGGGCGATCAAGTGATCGTCTGCGCCAATCACCGCACGAGCGACGGCTTGCCGCTCGATGCCGAGCCGTTCGTCATGCTCACCGAACCCGTGACGGCACCAGACGTCGGCAAGGCCGTGTTGGAAGCGCTGCGCCAATTCCGGGAACTCGAAGGCAAAGCGCCGGAGAATCGCGATTTCCTCGCCTTTTTCGCCGAGCTGGCCGGCGTCGAAAGCTACCGGGTCTTCATGGCCGGAGCGCGCTTCTGCGCGATCGAGGAGAACGGCGGGGTGATCGCCTTCCATCCCATGGCCAACGACGAGGGTTCGTTCGATCCGGTCGCGGCGGTGGCCACGATTTCCATCGGCGCGGCGAGCGAGGCGATCGGGCGCGCGGCGCTCGGAGCGCTCGCCAAGGCGCGCTGAGGCTCCCGAAACGGCTCGCCGGTCGGCGCGATCCGGCCTAGGCAATCATCACGAAACATCAACGAAAAAGGCCCGGCACAATGGCCGGGCTCGTCATTCTCGCGAAGTCCTTTCGGCGCTCGGGGCGAGGATCGATCTCTCGTCTCGCCCCGCTTCCGATCGGTTTGGCTCAGTCCTCACCGCCCATGATGCCGAGGATGTTCAGCATGTGGATGAAGATGGTGATGAACGAGCCGAAGAGCATGAAGGCGCCGAAGATCGACTTGCCCGTCTGCGCCTGCCGGCTGTCGCCCGCGTGGTACATCTCCTTGATCGCCTGCGTCTCGTAGGCCGTGATGCCCGAGAACAGCAGAACGACGAGGCACGAGGTGATCAGGCTGAACCACTCGAGCTGGAAGAAGATCGCGTTGACGACGATCGCGATCAAGAGACCGATCGAGGCCATCATGAAGAAGGTCCCGAAGGCCGAGAGGTCACGCTTCGTCGTGTAGCCATAGAGGCTGACGGCCGCGAAGGTGGCCGCAGTGATCGCGAAGGCCTTGAAGATCGTGTCCGTACCGCCGGCGTTCATGAAGAAGTAGAGCATCGGCGCGATGAGCAGACCCCAGAGGCCCGCGTAGGTCCAGTAGGCGGCATGCGCCATGGCTGTGCTGCCGGTCAGAATGAGGCGCGGCGAGAACCAGCCGAGCGCGAGCAGCGCGATCAGCAGCACCCAGCGAACCGGGCTCGCCAGGATCGACAGGACTTCCGTGCTGTTCATGACGGCAAGCGAGACGACCGCCGCGAAGGCGACGCCGAGCGCCATGTAGTTGTAAACGCCCAACATATAGGAGCGAAGGCCCTCGTCGATGCCTTCCGCGGTACGCGTGCGGGCGCCGACGGGCACCGTACTCGAATAGCGATTTCCGTACTCAGCCATGTCCAGGTTTCCCCTCTTCAGGTTGATGACCAGCGTTGTTATTTTGACGATGAGATGGTTGAGGTTGCGGCACTATACAAGACCCCCTCGGACATCTCTACGACAAGCGTTATCCCCTACCGGAAAGCGCGATGGGGCCCGTTCAGCCGTCTCCTGTCAGCGTGCGTGCCACGGGGGCCCGCAGGAGCCTCCAGGTGCCGATGGCGCCGAACGTCAGGACGAGTACGCTCGCGAGCAACAGAGCCTCGAGAACGGCCGCCAGCGAAAAGCGGAAGCCGACGTCGAGCACCTCGGTCGTGACGACAAAGGCCGCGACGGTGCCGACCGCTGCGGCAACGGTGGTGGTGACAACCGCGAGCAAGAGATACTCCGCCGCCGCGATCGCCATCAGGCTCGCGCGGGTGGCGCCGAGCGCCTTGAGTATCACCGTTTCATAGATGCGTCGGCGCTGCGCGGTGACGAGCGCGCCGGCCAGCACGATGGCGCCGACGATCAGGGTGAGACTGCCGGCCGCGCGCACCGCCCCGATGACCCGCTCGAAGACCGAGCGGAACGTGTCGATCGCATCCTGGACGTTGATCGCCGTCGCGCCCGGGAACTGGCGGGCGAGTTCACGCGTCAGGTGGCCACGGCGCACATCGTCGGGACGCTCGGGGAAACGGACCGTCGCCAGCATGCTGAAGGGCGCGGCGGCGAGGGTGTTGGGCGAGAAGATCATGACGAAGTTGATGGACAGCGTCTCCCATTTCACGGTGCGCAGGTTGGCCACCCGGGCGGTCACGTTGCGACCGAGGACGTTGACCATGACCTCGTCGCCGACGCCGATGCCGAGGCCACGGGCGAGGTCCACCTCGAAGGACACCAGCGGCGGACCGGAATAGCCGGTCGGCCACCATTCGCCTTCGACCACACGCGCGCCCTCCGGCACATCGTCGGAATAGGTGAGGCCACGGTCGCCATCGAGCACCCAGGCCGCTTCAGGCGCCGCCTTGATCTTGGACGCCGGGACGCCCTGGACCGAAACGAGGCGGCCGCGCAGCATCGGAGCCTCGCGCACTTCGGCGCCGGGCTCCACTTTCAATACCGCCTGGCGGAACTCGTCGATGCGGTCGCGCTCGATGTCGAGGAAGAAATAGCTCGGGGCCTCATCGGGCAGGGTGGTCTCCAACTCGGCGACCAGTGAGCGATCGACCAGCGATACGGTGACCAGGAGTGATAGGCCGAGCCCCAGCGAAAGGATCACGGAGCGGGCCAGCGAACCGGGGCCGGCGAGATGGGCGAGCGCAAGGCGCAGCTCGGGCCGGCGGGGGCGCGGCAGGCGCGGGGCGATCCGGTCGAGACCGAAGGCGAGCGCGTGGAACAGAAGGAACAGCCCGGAAAGACCGGCCATGAAGAACAACGCGATTCGGATGTCCTCGGCCGTCACGACCGCAAAGGCGGCGAGCAGGGCGGTCGCTGCGATGCTCGCGATCACGTAGCGAAGGCGCGGACGCCACGGTCCAGGATCGATCCCGTCACGAAACAGCACGACGGGCGAGGCTTCCTCGGCGCGCCCGAGCGGCCAGAGCACGAACACCAGGGCGACGAGGAGGCCATAGCCGGCGGCCAGGAGGCCGGTGAGCGGGTCGAAGGTGAGCGCGATGCCGATCGGCAGGCGTGATTCCAGCAGCAGCGCGAGAGCGAAGAGGAGCGCATAGCCGGCGACGAGGCCGATGGCGATGCCGGCGGCGGTGATCGCCATGATCTCGATGAGATAGATGCGAAAGACATCGCCGCTGGTGGCACCGAGCGATTTGAAGGTGGCGATGACACGGCGCTTGCGGTCGAGATAGGCGGCGACCGAATTGGCGACGCCGACACCGCCGACCAGCATGGAGGTGAGGCCGACCAGGGTCAGGAACTGGGCCAACCGGGAGGCGGCGCGCTCGAGGCTCGGCTCGGGATTGCGGCGATTGCGGACCTCGAATCCGTTCGCCTCGAAGCGCTCCAACAGGGCGCTCAGCCGCTCGCCTGCTGGCCCCGCCTCCGGCCACTCGCCGGCCCCTGGGAACGCCACGCGGTAACGCCAGCGCAGGAGGCCGCCCGGCTTGACGAGGCCGGCGGCGCGCAAGGTTTCGATGTCGAGGATGACGCGGGGGCCGAACGCGGCCCGACCCGACAATTTGTCCGGCTCGTCCACGATGGTGGCCCGGATGGTCAGGAGGCGATCGCCGAGCCGGATGCGGTCACCGACCGCGACGCCGAGGCGCGAGAGCAGCTCTGGCGCAACGACCACGGAATCGGCACCGATGCCGGTTCCGGGCGCGAGCTTGCCATCCGAGAGCACGAGGTCACCGACCAGCGGATAGGCTCGGTCGATGGCCTTGACCTCGACCAATGCGCTGGCCGGATCGCCGACGCCCATCGGCGCGGCGGACGTGGGCGAACCCACGGCGGGGTCGGCTGCCCCCGGCCCGCCCGCGACGGCCCGCGCCATGGCCCGCATGGATACGACGCTCGCGACGGTGCCCAGTTCTTCGAGCTCGACCCGTTCGGCACCCGAGGCGCCCTCGTGGATGCGCGACAGTTCGAGGTCGCCGCCGAGCAGGGCGCGCCCCTGGCGCGACAGGCCGTTCTCGATGGCGTCGTTGAGGGCGCCGACCGCCGTAATGGCCGCGACGCCGAGCGCGATGCAGAGGAGAAAGACGGCAAAGCCGCGCTTCTGGCCACGCAGATCGCGGATTGCGATGCCGGCAAGGCGCTGAATGCGCGAACCGGAGCGCTCGCCCGCCGCCGCTGTTCCGGCAAAGGTGTCGATACTCATCGCACCAGCTCCTCGCGCCGACGGTCGGCGACGATGCGTCCGTCGCCCATCTCCAGCACGCGCGGGCAGCGGGCCGCCAGATCGTGGTCGTGCGTCACCAGAACGAGGGTTGCACGGTGGCGATCCCGCAGCCGAAAGAGCAGTTCCACGATCGCTTCGCCGGTGGCGGCATCGAGGTTGCCGGTCGGCTCGTCGGCGAGCAGCAGCGCGGGTTCGACGACCAGCGCGCGGGCGAGGGCGACGCGTTGCTGTTCGCCGCCCGAGAGCTGGGCCGGAAAGTGACCGATTCGATGGGACAGTCCGACCTCGGCCAGCGCGCTTTCGGCCCGCTCGATCGCCCGCTCCGCGCCGGCGAATTCTAACGGCAATGCAACGTTCTCGAGCGCGGTCATCGAGGGGACGAGATGGAACGACTGGAAGACCACGCCGATGCGCCGGCCCCGCAAGCGCGCCCGTGCATCCTCGTCGAGACCGGCGAGGTCGTGGCCGTCGACCGCGATGCGCCCGGAACTCGCCCGCTCGAGGCCAGCCATCAGCATGAGCAGCGAAGTCTTGCCCGAGCCGCTGGGCCCGACCACACCCACCGCTTCGCCCCCGGTGACCTCGAGGTCGATGCCGCGAAGGATCTCGACCGGGCCGGCCTTGCTGGAGAGGGTGAGGCGAACGCCGTCGAGAGCGATCATGGCGGTTGGCGAAGTCATGGCGCCTCCTGTTGTTCACCGGTGGCCGCAAGGGCCGCATCGGTGGGCGTGCCTTGCATTGGTGAAGCGGCACGCTAACTGGTTGGGTACGTTTTCGCTGGAACTCGGACCAGGAGATGACCAGACCATGCAAAACGAGCGCGCCGGACCGGGCCCCTTTGGGGTCGAAACGGGGGACGGCACGATGATCCGTCGAATCGGAAGATGGTCCCGCGGTGCGACCGGCGCAACTCGCGCGGCCGTTTCGTCGGCACGGCGAAAGCGTGCGGGGCTCGCAGCGCTGCTGGCGCTCGCCATGCTGCTGGTCACCATGGCAGGATCGAGCCACGGCGGCACGGAAACGGAGCGGGTCGTGCGGATCATTGCCCTCGGTGACAGTCTGACGGCCGGCTATCTGCTCGGACCGGACGAGAGCTTTCCAGCCGAACTCGAGCGGCGGCTCGCCGCCGAGGGGCACGCAGTCAGGATCGTCAACGCCGGCGTCTCGGGCGACACGGCCGGGGCGGGCCTGCAGCGCTTCGAGTGGGCGGTGCCGGACGACGCGGACGCGCTCATCGTCGAACTTGGAGCCAACGACGCGCTGCGCGGCCTGCCGGTCGCCCAGACGCGGCGTGATCTCTCCCGCATCCTCGAGAAAGCCGCCGAAAGGGGCCTGCCGGTGCTGCTTGCGGGCATGGAGGCACCGGCTGGGCTCGGCGAGGAATATGCCAACGAATTCAGATCTATGTACCCCGATCTCGCGACGCGGTTCGGCACGCTCCTCTATCCCTTCTTCCTCGAGGCGGTGGCGCTGGACCGCTCGCTCAATCTCGACGACGGCATCCATCCGAACGCCGAGGGCATCCGGCGCATCGTGACGGACATTCTGCCGGTGGTGAAAGAGCTGATCGAACTGGCGCGCCGGCAGGACGAGGCGCAATGATCCGGCTGTTCACCGCGATCCAGATCCCCGAGAGCGAGCAGGATCGGCTCGCCGCGCTCGAGGTGCCGATGCCCGGTGCGCGCTGGATCGCAATGGAC is part of the Hyphomicrobiales bacterium genome and encodes:
- a CDS encoding FtsX-like permease family protein, whose protein sequence is MSIDTFAGTAAAGERSGSRIQRLAGIAIRDLRGQKRGFAVFLLCIALGVAAITAVGALNDAIENGLSRQGRALLGGDLELSRIHEGASGAERVELEELGTVASVVSMRAMARAVAGGPGAADPAVGSPTSAAPMGVGDPASALVEVKAIDRAYPLVGDLVLSDGKLAPGTGIGADSVVVAPELLSRLGVAVGDRIRLGDRLLTIRATIVDEPDKLSGRAAFGPRVILDIETLRAAGLVKPGGLLRWRYRVAFPGAGEWPEAGPAGERLSALLERFEANGFEVRNRRNPEPSLERAASRLAQFLTLVGLTSMLVGGVGVANSVAAYLDRKRRVIATFKSLGATSGDVFRIYLIEIMAITAAGIAIGLVAGYALLFALALLLESRLPIGIALTFDPLTGLLAAGYGLLVALVFVLWPLGRAEEASPVVLFRDGIDPGPWRPRLRYVIASIAATALLAAFAVVTAEDIRIALFFMAGLSGLFLLFHALAFGLDRIAPRLPRPRRPELRLALAHLAGPGSLARSVILSLGLGLSLLVTVSLVDRSLVAELETTLPDEAPSYFFLDIERDRIDEFRQAVLKVEPGAEVREAPMLRGRLVSVQGVPASKIKAAPEAAWVLDGDRGLTYSDDVPEGARVVEGEWWPTGYSGPPLVSFEVDLARGLGIGVGDEVMVNVLGRNVTARVANLRTVKWETLSINFVMIFSPNTLAAAPFSMLATVRFPERPDDVRRGHLTRELARQFPGATAINVQDAIDTFRSVFERVIGAVRAAGSLTLIVGAIVLAGALVTAQRRRIYETVILKALGATRASLMAIAAAEYLLLAVVTTTVAAAVGTVAAFVVTTEVLDVGFRFSLAAVLEALLLASVLVLTFGAIGTWRLLRAPVARTLTGDG
- a CDS encoding DUF2794 domain-containing protein, whose protein sequence is MAQGGGRRAGGAAAGPAVGMPLGGHANYVSFSRRELGQVLNLYGRMVATGEWRDYAIDILRDTAVFSIFRRSSEMPIYRIVKDPKLSRRQGAYSVISATGVILKRGHDLERVLSVLDRKRVRLIEG
- a CDS encoding ATP-binding cassette domain-containing protein; amino-acid sequence: MTSPTAMIALDGVRLTLSSKAGPVEILRGIDLEVTGGEAVGVVGPSGSGKTSLLMLMAGLERASSGRIAVDGHDLAGLDEDARARLRGRRIGVVFQSFHLVPSMTALENVALPLEFAGAERAIERAESALAEVGLSHRIGHFPAQLSGGEQQRVALARALVVEPALLLADEPTGNLDAATGEAIVELLFRLRDRHRATLVLVTHDHDLAARCPRVLEMGDGRIVADRRREELVR
- a CDS encoding arylesterase, with protein sequence MAGSSHGGTETERVVRIIALGDSLTAGYLLGPDESFPAELERRLAAEGHAVRIVNAGVSGDTAGAGLQRFEWAVPDDADALIVELGANDALRGLPVAQTRRDLSRILEKAAERGLPVLLAGMEAPAGLGEEYANEFRSMYPDLATRFGTLLYPFFLEAVALDRSLNLDDGIHPNAEGIRRIVTDILPVVKELIELARRQDEAQ
- a CDS encoding BAX inhibitor (BI)-1/YccA family protein, producing MAEYGNRYSSTVPVGARTRTAEGIDEGLRSYMLGVYNYMALGVAFAAVVSLAVMNSTEVLSILASPVRWVLLIALLALGWFSPRLILTGSTAMAHAAYWTYAGLWGLLIAPMLYFFMNAGGTDTIFKAFAITAATFAAVSLYGYTTKRDLSAFGTFFMMASIGLLIAIVVNAIFFQLEWFSLITSCLVVLLFSGITAYETQAIKEMYHAGDSRQAQTGKSIFGAFMLFGSFITIFIHMLNILGIMGGED